The following coding sequences lie in one Corynebacterium anserum genomic window:
- a CDS encoding transporter substrate-binding domain-containing protein — translation MFLESTFGSPRRILARHRAKTIGACLLVIGLTSGCATDTSTNSQADWPTMSPSELESDLPVGAEIVNPKSVVDANPATPSTAQQPWPTIRPDNRTADQRIPKIRKRGRLIVGVGQYLNRLGFRDPLSGELSGFEVDLAREIARDIFGDPKKVEFRYVENRRREAALRNGDVDMVIRTWTVRRDRQYQTEFSLPYLAITPQLLVMRGSEITGFQDLSNSTVCATRDSAPAQSITQYHIGSLMLTRTWTDCLMAMQRSQVDAIFSDDAILSGLQAQDPHTELVGGSGELSYYAVGMTTPTKNNEAEGLVMQVNDTIRRIRSDGTWNRLYNEWMQEYLGAPENLPAEYRTDAEQAEIDKERKEYAKTQHLTSAAKRAGEVPREAFDDR, via the coding sequence ATGTTCCTAGAGTCCACCTTCGGGTCCCCGCGCCGCATCCTCGCCCGTCACCGCGCGAAAACTATCGGGGCATGTCTGTTGGTGATAGGGCTGACGTCGGGCTGCGCAACGGATACCTCAACGAACTCGCAGGCAGATTGGCCAACAATGAGCCCATCGGAGCTCGAATCAGACCTGCCTGTCGGTGCAGAAATAGTCAATCCGAAATCTGTTGTAGACGCGAATCCCGCCACACCCAGCACTGCGCAACAACCGTGGCCCACAATCCGTCCCGATAACCGCACGGCTGATCAACGCATACCGAAGATCAGGAAACGCGGACGGCTCATCGTGGGCGTGGGGCAGTATTTGAACCGGCTGGGTTTCCGCGACCCCTTGAGTGGGGAGCTCAGCGGATTCGAGGTAGATTTGGCCCGCGAGATAGCCCGGGACATTTTTGGGGATCCGAAAAAAGTGGAGTTCCGTTATGTAGAAAACCGCCGCCGAGAGGCTGCTCTGCGCAACGGTGACGTAGATATGGTGATCCGCACCTGGACAGTTCGCCGCGACCGCCAGTATCAGACTGAGTTTTCCCTACCGTATCTGGCAATCACTCCTCAGCTGCTGGTTATGCGCGGTTCCGAAATCACAGGTTTTCAGGACTTAAGTAATTCCACGGTGTGTGCAACCCGCGACTCAGCCCCTGCCCAGTCCATCACGCAGTACCACATCGGCTCCCTCATGCTCACCCGCACCTGGACGGACTGCCTCATGGCCATGCAGCGTAGTCAGGTCGATGCGATTTTTTCCGACGACGCAATCCTCTCCGGCTTACAGGCACAAGATCCACACACGGAGTTGGTCGGTGGCAGCGGTGAACTGAGCTACTACGCCGTAGGAATGACCACACCGACGAAAAATAACGAAGCCGAGGGATTAGTCATGCAGGTCAATGACACGATCCGCCGTATTCGTTCAGACGGTACGTGGAACCGCCTCTATAACGAGTGGATGCAGGAATACCTAGGCGCTCCCGAAAATCTTCCCGCAGAGTACCGCACTGATGCTGAACAAGCAGAGATCGATAAGGAACGCAAAGAGTACGCCAAGACTCAACACTTAACTTCAGCAGCCAAACGTGCCGGAGAAGTTCCGAGGGAGGCTTTCGATGACAGATAA
- a CDS encoding acetate kinase, whose product MSNKYALVLNSGSSSIKFQVLDPNADSTQEPFVSGLVERIGEKSGHIKIQTETTKMEDTRPILSHSVGLERAFGMMTLLGVGPQDLDLCAVGHRVVHGGDEFHAPELIEGDVLDRLRALIPLAPLHNPANIDGIENAQALLPDVPHVAVFDTSFFSTMPERASNYALNFEVARKYHIKRYGFHGTSHEYVSRQVPDLLGKPAEEVNQITLHLGNGASAAAIRGGKAEDTTMGLTPLAGLVMGTRTGDIDPGIIFHLERSANMKVDEIDNLLNRQSGLKGMAGVNDFRELQELIDEGNEDAKLAYDVYIHALRRFIGAYIFNLGGVDAITFTAGVGENAVGVRRDALADLEAFGIEIDDQRNQNEEGIEGPRLISSDSSKVKVFVVPTNEELAIARYAYELAGHK is encoded by the coding sequence ATGTCTAACAAGTACGCACTGGTTCTCAATTCAGGATCCAGTTCCATTAAATTCCAGGTTCTAGACCCCAATGCAGACTCCACCCAGGAGCCTTTCGTCTCCGGTCTGGTCGAGCGCATCGGTGAAAAATCCGGTCACATTAAAATCCAAACAGAGACCACGAAGATGGAGGATACCCGCCCTATCTTGTCCCACTCCGTGGGTCTGGAACGCGCATTCGGCATGATGACCCTGCTGGGTGTGGGACCGCAGGATCTGGATCTGTGCGCTGTGGGGCACCGCGTGGTTCACGGTGGTGATGAATTCCATGCACCCGAGTTGATTGAGGGTGACGTCCTCGATCGCCTACGTGCATTAATCCCGCTGGCTCCGCTGCACAACCCGGCTAACATCGACGGAATCGAAAACGCCCAAGCATTGCTGCCAGATGTGCCGCATGTCGCTGTTTTTGATACATCTTTCTTCTCCACCATGCCAGAGCGCGCATCGAACTACGCTCTGAACTTCGAGGTGGCACGCAAGTACCACATCAAGCGCTATGGATTCCACGGCACTAGTCACGAATACGTCTCTCGCCAAGTCCCTGATCTGCTGGGTAAACCAGCCGAGGAAGTCAATCAGATCACCCTTCACCTGGGCAACGGTGCTTCTGCTGCGGCTATTCGCGGAGGTAAAGCTGAGGACACCACAATGGGTCTCACTCCGCTGGCCGGCCTCGTCATGGGTACCCGTACTGGTGACATTGACCCGGGCATTATCTTCCACCTGGAACGCTCTGCCAACATGAAGGTGGATGAGATTGACAATCTTCTTAACCGACAGTCGGGTCTGAAGGGTATGGCGGGGGTCAATGACTTCCGCGAGCTCCAGGAGCTTATCGATGAGGGCAATGAGGATGCCAAATTGGCATACGACGTGTACATTCACGCCCTGCGCCGCTTCATCGGCGCTTATATCTTCAACCTCGGCGGTGTAGACGCGATTACTTTTACCGCCGGTGTGGGCGAAAATGCGGTGGGTGTGCGTCGAGATGCCCTGGCTGACCTCGAGGCCTTCGGTATCGAAATCGACGACCAGCGCAATCAGAATGAAGAAGGTATCGAGGGGCCGCGCCTCATCTCCAGTGATAGCTCGAAGGTGAAGGTCTTTGTGGTACCGACCAATGAGGAGCTAGCGATCGCTCGCTACGCCTACGAACTCGCGGGGCATAAGTAG
- a CDS encoding ABC transporter ATP-binding protein, which yields MIEVSALTKQYDGNVVVDSLDFTVKPGIVTGFLGPNGAGKSTTMRMIVGLDNPTSGSATIDGKRYAEYEKPLHKVGTLLDAQWLHPHRSAANHLRMIATANGMSRKRVDEVLGIVGLSEVAGRKAGTFSLGMGQRLGLAAALLGDPEVLILDEPVNGLDPEGIRWVRGFVRHLASEGRTVLISSHLLSEMAQTADHLVVIGKGKLIADRSTQDFIASASETQTVVRTANPSELAEAFTQESVSFRTEADTRGRRTFLVDNVSSEQVGAIAHSHGVLLHELTERHASLEEAFMNITGQSVEYTGNTAASGGTPIAAHESAGTAELNTDATAVTVTTGDK from the coding sequence ATGATCGAAGTCAGTGCACTGACCAAGCAATATGATGGAAACGTCGTCGTGGATTCCCTGGACTTCACCGTGAAGCCGGGAATCGTCACCGGTTTTTTGGGCCCCAACGGTGCAGGAAAATCCACTACCATGCGGATGATTGTGGGGCTCGATAATCCAACATCTGGCTCCGCGACAATTGATGGCAAACGCTATGCAGAATACGAGAAACCTCTGCACAAGGTGGGCACATTGCTCGATGCGCAGTGGCTTCACCCTCACCGCAGCGCTGCTAATCACCTGAGGATGATTGCCACGGCTAACGGCATGAGCAGGAAGCGGGTGGATGAGGTCCTCGGAATCGTCGGGCTGTCAGAGGTAGCTGGCCGCAAAGCGGGCACATTCTCTCTGGGCATGGGACAGCGTTTAGGGTTGGCAGCTGCGCTGTTGGGTGACCCTGAGGTCCTTATCCTGGATGAGCCTGTCAACGGCTTGGATCCAGAAGGCATTCGTTGGGTGCGTGGTTTTGTGCGCCATCTCGCCTCGGAAGGGCGCACTGTTCTCATAAGTTCCCACTTGCTGTCCGAAATGGCTCAAACAGCAGACCACTTGGTGGTCATCGGTAAAGGGAAGCTTATTGCAGATAGGTCGACGCAGGATTTCATCGCCTCTGCGTCGGAAACTCAGACGGTGGTGCGAACAGCAAACCCGAGCGAGTTAGCGGAGGCTTTCACCCAAGAAAGCGTCAGCTTCCGGACAGAGGCGGATACGCGGGGGCGCCGCACCTTCCTCGTGGACAATGTCAGTTCCGAACAGGTAGGCGCTATCGCACATTCCCATGGTGTATTACTCCATGAACTCACTGAACGCCATGCCAGCCTGGAAGAAGCTTTTATGAATATCACCGGGCAATCCGTGGAGTACACGGGAAATACCGCAGCGAGCGGCGGCACCCCAATCGCAGCTCATGAATCAGCCGGAACCGCAGAGCTTAACACGGATGCTACGGCAGTGACAGTTACGACGGGAGACAAGTAA
- a CDS encoding serine/threonine protein kinase, whose protein sequence is MTDKDNCPADAHPQGLGTSHAPEHNRAGDHSQGNGHGHAAGSEDEPTYDATTEEERTHDAATEEERTHDAATEDSESTAATAFDPFADDDEDTSPTHTTNPLQIDSGERSRREALSTFRERRSINRKGALVAGGMVHLPFVRPTDPHQAVIDPREAISKGVKAPTLHEGDIIAGQYEVLGPIAHGGMGWIYIAVDHYVADRYVVLKGMMATENEHERAVAESERAFLADITHPGIVKIFNFIDDPRADGGFIVMEYVGGPSLRSQRRQQGGTLKVDTAIGYILEILPALDYLHARGVVYNDLKPDNIIITEDQVKLIDLGAVTGIGAFGHIFGTKGFQAPEVAKTGPTVASDIYTVGRTLASLVVELPVKDGVYVEGLPTPDEEPLFREYLSLYRLLLRATDPDPDVRFSSATAMSNQLMGVLREILAIRDGRHFPHMHTRFTDQRSTFGTKHIVFRTDQLLDGIRRSVEITAPEIVAALPTPLTDPEDPGASLLSAASYTEANELLDTLERALQQPEMSNSAEIPLTMVRAKLDLGMTSDAREQLENMSTYMKNDWRYHWHSGIASLLSGDYISAQRYFNRVLYILPGEPAPKLALAATDELLLQQQGMHNTRLLNQEVSRAASALAFAQRVPVDDYSGVPDWEHLTQDPVALRFHAMRLYGLVWATNPTIVSSAFGLARQLQAEAMTDPAVSALDRVPQNSRHQRLARLTTILLLVNDHSTLTESRIRRAARRLELLPTNEPRLQQVRLAVMSAALQWLRERVKNGYQPVSSSNLFDVEFTEPGLRTGLENGLRMLARQSPFARHRYSLVDMANKIRPETWL, encoded by the coding sequence ATGACAGATAAGGATAACTGCCCGGCAGACGCTCATCCGCAAGGGCTCGGCACTAGCCACGCCCCTGAACACAACCGTGCGGGCGATCACAGCCAAGGCAACGGCCACGGCCACGCCGCCGGATCCGAAGACGAACCCACCTACGACGCAACAACCGAGGAGGAGCGCACCCACGACGCGGCAACCGAGGAGGAACGCACCCACGACGCGGCAACCGAGGATTCGGAATCTACTGCTGCCACTGCCTTCGATCCGTTTGCCGATGACGATGAAGACACCTCCCCTACTCACACCACGAACCCTCTGCAGATCGACTCCGGAGAACGCTCCCGGCGCGAGGCACTGTCTACTTTTCGCGAACGCCGTAGTATCAACCGCAAGGGCGCGTTGGTGGCCGGTGGCATGGTTCACCTGCCATTTGTCAGACCCACGGATCCACACCAGGCGGTTATCGACCCGCGAGAAGCCATCAGTAAAGGTGTGAAAGCCCCCACACTCCACGAAGGCGACATCATCGCCGGTCAGTACGAGGTATTGGGCCCTATCGCTCACGGTGGCATGGGATGGATCTACATTGCGGTGGATCACTACGTGGCGGATCGCTACGTTGTTCTCAAAGGCATGATGGCCACCGAAAATGAGCACGAAAGGGCCGTTGCCGAATCCGAACGGGCATTCCTGGCGGACATCACGCACCCCGGAATCGTCAAGATTTTTAACTTCATCGATGATCCTCGTGCCGACGGCGGTTTCATTGTCATGGAATATGTGGGCGGCCCGTCCCTGCGTTCTCAACGTCGACAGCAGGGAGGAACTCTCAAGGTTGATACGGCCATCGGCTACATCCTAGAGATCTTGCCCGCACTGGACTACTTGCATGCCCGAGGGGTGGTCTACAACGATCTGAAACCAGACAACATCATCATCACTGAGGATCAGGTGAAGCTGATCGACCTCGGTGCCGTAACGGGTATCGGAGCGTTCGGGCATATCTTCGGCACCAAGGGTTTCCAAGCTCCGGAGGTTGCTAAGACTGGTCCCACAGTGGCCAGCGATATTTATACGGTGGGCCGCACTCTGGCGAGCTTGGTTGTGGAACTCCCGGTGAAGGATGGTGTCTATGTGGAGGGGCTTCCAACCCCCGACGAGGAGCCATTGTTCCGCGAATACCTGTCCCTGTACCGCCTGCTGCTGCGTGCCACCGACCCAGACCCCGATGTGCGTTTTAGCTCCGCTACGGCGATGTCCAATCAGCTGATGGGGGTGCTCAGAGAGATCCTCGCCATCCGCGATGGGCGCCACTTCCCCCACATGCATACGCGCTTCACCGACCAGCGTTCCACCTTCGGCACTAAGCACATCGTGTTCCGCACCGACCAGCTCCTGGACGGTATACGCCGGTCCGTGGAGATCACTGCCCCGGAAATAGTAGCTGCGCTACCGACCCCGCTGACTGACCCCGAAGACCCAGGTGCAAGCCTCCTATCTGCGGCCTCCTATACCGAGGCCAATGAACTCCTGGATACGCTGGAACGGGCATTACAACAGCCGGAAATGTCGAATTCCGCAGAGATTCCGCTGACGATGGTACGTGCCAAACTGGATCTTGGCATGACATCAGATGCACGTGAGCAGCTCGAAAACATGTCTACGTATATGAAGAACGACTGGCGCTACCACTGGCACTCGGGCATCGCCTCCTTGCTATCTGGTGATTACATCAGCGCCCAGCGCTACTTCAACCGCGTGCTATATATCCTTCCCGGTGAACCAGCGCCGAAGCTTGCTCTCGCTGCTACTGACGAGCTTCTTCTCCAGCAACAGGGGATGCACAACACTCGGCTACTGAACCAGGAAGTTTCCCGCGCCGCATCTGCCTTGGCATTTGCGCAACGCGTACCAGTCGACGACTACTCGGGAGTTCCAGATTGGGAACACCTAACTCAGGATCCCGTGGCCTTACGTTTCCACGCCATGCGCCTCTATGGCCTGGTCTGGGCGACGAACCCAACTATCGTCTCCAGCGCTTTCGGGTTAGCACGTCAGCTTCAAGCAGAAGCAATGACGGATCCCGCCGTCTCAGCGCTCGACCGTGTACCGCAGAATTCCAGGCATCAGCGACTCGCTCGGCTGACCACCATCCTTTTACTCGTGAATGATCACTCGACACTCACGGAGTCCCGTATCCGCCGCGCTGCGCGGCGTCTAGAACTTCTCCCCACCAATGAGCCTCGTCTTCAGCAGGTTCGTCTGGCGGTCATGTCCGCCGCGCTGCAGTGGCTACGCGAGCGCGTTAAAAACGGATATCAGCCTGTGAGCAGCTCTAATCTTTTTGATGTGGAATTTACCGAGCCCGGTTTGCGCACTGGCCTGGAAAACGGGTTGCGTATGCTTGCCCGCCAATCCCCCTTCGCCCGCCACCGCTATAGCCTCGTGGATATGGCAAATAAAATCCGCCCCGAGACGTGGCTCTAA